One region of Peromyscus eremicus chromosome 4, PerEre_H2_v1, whole genome shotgun sequence genomic DNA includes:
- the Dab2ip gene encoding disabled homolog 2-interacting protein isoform X4 — protein MEPDSLLDPGDSYESPQERPGSRRSLPGSLSEKSPSMEPSAATPFRVTGFLSRRLKGSIKRTKSQPKLDRNHSFRHILPGFRSAAAAAAAAADNERSHLMPRLKESRSHESLLSPSSAVEALDLSMEEEVIIKPVHSSILGQDYCFEVTTSSGSKCFSCRSAAERDKWMENLRRAVHPNKDNSRRVEHILKLWVIEAKDLPAKKKYLCELCLDDVLYARTTGKLKTDNVFWGEHFEFHNLPPLRTVTVHLYRETDKKKKKERNSYLGLVSLPAASVAGRQFVEKWYPVVTPNPKGGKGPGPMIRIKARYQTITILPMEMYKEFAEHITNHYLGLCAALEPILSAKTKEEMASALVHILQSTGKVKDFLTDLMMSEVDRCGDNEHLIFRENTLATKAIEEYLKLVGQKYLQDALGEFIKALYESDENCEVDPSKCSAADLPEHQGNLKMCCELAFCKIINSYCVFPRELKEVFASWRQECGSRGRPDISERLISASLFLRFLCPAIMSPSLFNLLQEYPDDRTARTLTLIAKVTQNLANFAKFGSKEEYMSFMNQFLEHEWTNMQRFLLEISNPETLSNTAGFEGYIDLGRELSSLHSLLWEAVSQLEQSIVSKLGPLPRILRDVHTALSTPGSGQLPGTNDLASTPGSGSSSISAGLQKMVIENDLSGLIDFTRLPSPTPENKDLFFVTRSSGVQPSPARSSSYSEANEPDLQMANGSKSLSMVDLQDARTLDGEAGSPVGPDALPADGQVPATQLVAGWPARAAPVSLAGLATVRRAVPTPSTPGASEGAPGRPQLLAPLSFQNPVYQMAAGLPLSPRGLGDSGSEGHSSLSSHSNSEELAAAAKLGSFSTTAEELVRRPGELARRQMSLTEKGGQPTVPRQNSAGPQRRIDQPPPPPPPPPPAPRGRTPPTLLSTLQYPRPSSGTLASASPDWAGPGTRLRQQSSSSKGDSPELKPRAMHKQDLAVLQDKLRISTKKLEEYETLFKCQEETTQKLVLEYQARLEEGEERLRRQQEDKDIQMKGIISRLMSVEEELKKDHAEMQAAVDSKQKIIDAQEKRIASLDAANARLMSALTQLKERYSMQARNGVSPTNPTKLQITENGEFRNSSNC, from the exons GTCCCATCTGATGCCAAGGCTGAAGGAGTCTCGCTCACACGAGTCCCTGCTCAGCCCCAGCAGTGCAGTGGAGGCGCTGGACCTCAGCATGGAGGAGGAGGTGATCATCAAACCTGTTCATAGCAGCATCCTAGGTCAGGACTACTGCTTTGAG GTGACCACATCATCGGGAAGCAAGTGCTTTTCCTGCCGGTCAGCAGCTGAACGAGACAAGTGGATGGAGAACCTGCGACGAGCAGTGCACCCCAACAAG gacAACAGCCGGCGTGTGGAACACATCTTGAAGCTATGGGTGATTGAGGCCAAGGATCTGCCGGCCAAGAAGAAATACCTGTGTGAGCTCTGCCTGGATGATGTACTGTACGCCCGTACCACGGGCAAGCTCAAGACGGACAATGTCTTCTGGGGAGAGCACTTTGAGTTCCACAACCTGCCGCCTCTGCGTACAGTCACTGTCCACCTGTACCGGGAGAcggacaagaagaagaaaaaggaacgCAACAGCTACTTGGGCCTGGTgagcctgcctgctgcctctgtGGCTGGGCGGCAGTTCGTGGAGAAGTGGTACCCAGTGGTGACACCCAATCCCAAGGGTGGCAAAGGCCCTGGGCCCATGATCCGAATCAAGGCACGCTACCAGACCATCACCATCTTGCCCATGGAGATGTACAAAGAGTTTGCCGAGCACATCACTAACCACTATTTGGGGCTGTGTGCAGCCCTGGAGCCCATCCTCAGTGCCAAGACCAAGGAGGAGATGGCATCCGCTCTGGTGCACATCCTGCAGAGCACGGGCAAGGTCAAG GACTTTCTAACAGACCTGATGATGTCAGAGGTGGACCGCTGTGGGGACAATGAGCACCTCATCTTCCGGGAGAACACATTGGCCACGAAGGCCATCGAGGAATACCTCAAACTTGTGGGCCAGAAGTACCTGCAGGATGCACTAG GTGAGTTCATCAAAGCTCTGTATGAGTCGGATGAAAATTGTGAAGTGGATCCAAGCAAGTGCTCAGCCGCCGACCTCCCCGAGCACCAGGGCAACCTCAAGATGTGCTGTGAGCTGGCCTTCTGCAAGATCATCAACTCCTACTG TGTCTTCCCACGGGAGCTTAAAGAGGTGTTCGCCTCCTGGCGGCAGGAGTGCGGCAGCCGTGGCCGGCCAGACATCAGTGAGCGGCTCATCAGTGCCTCCCTCTTCCTGCGCTTCCTCTGCCCTGCTATCATGTCGCCCTCACTCTTCAACCTGCTTCAGGAGTACCCTGACGACCGCACCGCTCGCACCCTCACGCTCATCGCCAAAGTCACGCAGAACCTGGCCAACTTCGCCAA gtttggcagcaaggaGGAGTACATGTCCTTCATGAACCAGTTCCTGGAGCACGAGTGGACCAACATGCAGCGCTTCCTGCTGGAGATCTCCAACCCTGAGACCCTCTCCAACACAGCGGGCTTCGAGGGCTACATAGACCTGGGCCGGGAGCTCTCCAGCCTGCACTCCCTGCTCTGGGAGGCTGTCAGCCAGCTTGAGCAG AGCATTGTGTCCAAACTGGGACCCCTGCCTCGGATCCTGAGGGATGTCCACACAGCACTGAGCACTCCGGGCAGTGGGCAGCTCCCTGGCACCAATGACCTGGCCTCCACGCCAGGCTctggcagcagcagcatctcAGCTGGGCTGCAGAAGATGGTGATTGAGAATGATCTCTCTGG TCTGATAGATTTCACCCGGTTACCGTCTCCAACCCCCGAAAACAAGGACTTGTTTTTTGTCACAAGGTCCTCCGGGGTCCAGCCCTCACCTGCCCGTAGCTCGAGCTACTCAGAAGCCAATGAGCCTGACCTACAGATGGCCAACGGCAGCAAGAGCCTGTCCATGGTAGACCTCCAGGACGCCCGCACACTGGATGGGGAGGCAGGTTCCCCAGTGGGCCCTGACGCCCTACCTGCTGACGGGCAGGTGCCTGCAACTCAGCTGGTAGCTGGGTGGCCAGCCCGGGCAGCCCCAGTGAGCCTGGCAGGGTTGGCCACAGTGCGGCGGGCAGTGCCAACACCGAGCACTCCGGGCGCCTCGGAGGGTGCGCCAGGCCGGCCCCAGTTGCTGGCCCCGCTGTCCTTCCAGAACCCTGTGTACCAGATGGCGGCTGGCCTGCCGCTGTCGCCCCGTGGCCTTGGTGACTCAGGCTCTGAGGGCCACAGCTCCCTGAGCTCTCACAGCAACAGTGAGGAGCTAGCCGCTGCTGCCAAACTGGGAAGTTTCAGCACTACTGCAGAGGAGCTGGTGCGGCGGCCTGGTGAGCTGGCGCGGCGGCAGATGTCACTGACTGAGAAGGGGGGGCAGCCCACGGTGCCAAGGCAAAACAGTGCTGGTCCCCAGCGAAGGATTGACcagccgccaccaccgccgccaccaccacctcctgcccCCCGGGGCAGAACACCTCCTACCTTGCTGAGCACCCTACAGTACCCGCGACCCTCAAGTGGAACCCTGGCATCAGCATCGCCTGACTGGGCCGGCCCTGGCACCCGGCTGCGGCAACAGTCCTCCTCCTCCAAGGGAGACAGCCCTGAGCTAAAGCCCCGTGCCATGCACAAGCAG GACCTGGCAGTGTTGCAAGACAAGCTTCGGATCTCCACCAAGAAGCTGGAGGAGTACGAGACCCTGTTCAAGTGCCAGGAGGAGACGACGCAGAAGTTGGTTCTGGAGTACCAGGCGCggctggaggagggggaggagcgtCTCCGGCGGCAGCAGGAGGACAAGGACATCCAGATGAAGGGCATCATCAGCAG GTTGATGTCTGTGGAAGAGGAGCTGAAGAAGGATCATGCCGAGATGCAAGCGGCTGTAGACTCCAAACAGAAGATCATTGATGCCCAG GAAAAGCGCATCGCCTCGCTGGATGCTGCCAACGCCCGTCTCATGAGCGCCCTCACACAGCTGAAAGAGAGGTACAGCATGCAGGCCCGTAACGGCGTCTCCCCCACCAACCCCACCAAATTGCAGATTACTGAGAACGGCGAGTTCAGAAACAGCAGCAATTGTTAA
- the Dab2ip gene encoding disabled homolog 2-interacting protein isoform X3, with product MEPDSLLDPGDSYESPQERPGSRRSLPGSLSEKSPSMEPSAATPFRVTGFLSRRLKGSIKRTKSQPKLDRNHSFRHILPGFRSAAAAAAAAADNERSHLMPRLKESRSHESLLSPSSAVEALDLSMEEEVIIKPVHSSILGQDYCFEVTTSSGSKCFSCRSAAERDKWMENLRRAVHPNKDNSRRVEHILKLWVIEAKDLPAKKKYLCELCLDDVLYARTTGKLKTDNVFWGEHFEFHNLPPLRTVTVHLYRETDKKKKKERNSYLGLVSLPAASVAGRQFVEKWYPVVTPNPKGGKGPGPMIRIKARYQTITILPMEMYKEFAEHITNHYLGLCAALEPILSAKTKEEMASALVHILQSTGKVKDFLTDLMMSEVDRCGDNEHLIFRENTLATKAIEEYLKLVGQKYLQDALGEFIKALYESDENCEVDPSKCSAADLPEHQGNLKMCCELAFCKIINSYCVFPRELKEVFASWRQECGSRGRPDISERLISASLFLRFLCPAIMSPSLFNLLQEYPDDRTARTLTLIAKVTQNLANFAKFGSKEEYMSFMNQFLEHEWTNMQRFLLEISNPETLSNTAGFEGYIDLGRELSSLHSLLWEAVSQLEQSIVSKLGPLPRILRDVHTALSTPGSGQLPGTNDLASTPGSGSSSISAGLQKMVIENDLSGLIDFTRLPSPTPENKDLFFVTRSSGVQPSPARSSSYSEANEPDLQMANGSKSLSMVDLQDARTLDGEAGSPVGPDALPADGQVPATQLVAGWPARAAPVSLAGLATVRRAVPTPSTPGASEGAPGRPQLLAPLSFQNPVYQMAAGLPLSPRGLGDSGSEGHSSLSSHSNSEELAAAAKLGSFSTTAEELVRRPGELARRQMSLTEKGGQPTVPRQNSAGPQRRIDQPPPPPPPPPPAPRGRTPPTLLSTLQYPRPSSGTLASASPDWAGPGTRLRQQSSSSKGDSPELKPRAMHKQGPSPVSPNALDRTAAWLLTMNAQLLEDEGLGPDPPHRDRLRSKEELSQAEKDLAVLQDKLRISTKKLEEYETLFKCQEETTQKLVLEYQARLEEGEERLRRQQEDKDIQMKGIISRLMSVEEELKKDHAEMQAAVDSKQKIIDAQEKRIASLDAANARLMSALTQLKESMH from the exons GTCCCATCTGATGCCAAGGCTGAAGGAGTCTCGCTCACACGAGTCCCTGCTCAGCCCCAGCAGTGCAGTGGAGGCGCTGGACCTCAGCATGGAGGAGGAGGTGATCATCAAACCTGTTCATAGCAGCATCCTAGGTCAGGACTACTGCTTTGAG GTGACCACATCATCGGGAAGCAAGTGCTTTTCCTGCCGGTCAGCAGCTGAACGAGACAAGTGGATGGAGAACCTGCGACGAGCAGTGCACCCCAACAAG gacAACAGCCGGCGTGTGGAACACATCTTGAAGCTATGGGTGATTGAGGCCAAGGATCTGCCGGCCAAGAAGAAATACCTGTGTGAGCTCTGCCTGGATGATGTACTGTACGCCCGTACCACGGGCAAGCTCAAGACGGACAATGTCTTCTGGGGAGAGCACTTTGAGTTCCACAACCTGCCGCCTCTGCGTACAGTCACTGTCCACCTGTACCGGGAGAcggacaagaagaagaaaaaggaacgCAACAGCTACTTGGGCCTGGTgagcctgcctgctgcctctgtGGCTGGGCGGCAGTTCGTGGAGAAGTGGTACCCAGTGGTGACACCCAATCCCAAGGGTGGCAAAGGCCCTGGGCCCATGATCCGAATCAAGGCACGCTACCAGACCATCACCATCTTGCCCATGGAGATGTACAAAGAGTTTGCCGAGCACATCACTAACCACTATTTGGGGCTGTGTGCAGCCCTGGAGCCCATCCTCAGTGCCAAGACCAAGGAGGAGATGGCATCCGCTCTGGTGCACATCCTGCAGAGCACGGGCAAGGTCAAG GACTTTCTAACAGACCTGATGATGTCAGAGGTGGACCGCTGTGGGGACAATGAGCACCTCATCTTCCGGGAGAACACATTGGCCACGAAGGCCATCGAGGAATACCTCAAACTTGTGGGCCAGAAGTACCTGCAGGATGCACTAG GTGAGTTCATCAAAGCTCTGTATGAGTCGGATGAAAATTGTGAAGTGGATCCAAGCAAGTGCTCAGCCGCCGACCTCCCCGAGCACCAGGGCAACCTCAAGATGTGCTGTGAGCTGGCCTTCTGCAAGATCATCAACTCCTACTG TGTCTTCCCACGGGAGCTTAAAGAGGTGTTCGCCTCCTGGCGGCAGGAGTGCGGCAGCCGTGGCCGGCCAGACATCAGTGAGCGGCTCATCAGTGCCTCCCTCTTCCTGCGCTTCCTCTGCCCTGCTATCATGTCGCCCTCACTCTTCAACCTGCTTCAGGAGTACCCTGACGACCGCACCGCTCGCACCCTCACGCTCATCGCCAAAGTCACGCAGAACCTGGCCAACTTCGCCAA gtttggcagcaaggaGGAGTACATGTCCTTCATGAACCAGTTCCTGGAGCACGAGTGGACCAACATGCAGCGCTTCCTGCTGGAGATCTCCAACCCTGAGACCCTCTCCAACACAGCGGGCTTCGAGGGCTACATAGACCTGGGCCGGGAGCTCTCCAGCCTGCACTCCCTGCTCTGGGAGGCTGTCAGCCAGCTTGAGCAG AGCATTGTGTCCAAACTGGGACCCCTGCCTCGGATCCTGAGGGATGTCCACACAGCACTGAGCACTCCGGGCAGTGGGCAGCTCCCTGGCACCAATGACCTGGCCTCCACGCCAGGCTctggcagcagcagcatctcAGCTGGGCTGCAGAAGATGGTGATTGAGAATGATCTCTCTGG TCTGATAGATTTCACCCGGTTACCGTCTCCAACCCCCGAAAACAAGGACTTGTTTTTTGTCACAAGGTCCTCCGGGGTCCAGCCCTCACCTGCCCGTAGCTCGAGCTACTCAGAAGCCAATGAGCCTGACCTACAGATGGCCAACGGCAGCAAGAGCCTGTCCATGGTAGACCTCCAGGACGCCCGCACACTGGATGGGGAGGCAGGTTCCCCAGTGGGCCCTGACGCCCTACCTGCTGACGGGCAGGTGCCTGCAACTCAGCTGGTAGCTGGGTGGCCAGCCCGGGCAGCCCCAGTGAGCCTGGCAGGGTTGGCCACAGTGCGGCGGGCAGTGCCAACACCGAGCACTCCGGGCGCCTCGGAGGGTGCGCCAGGCCGGCCCCAGTTGCTGGCCCCGCTGTCCTTCCAGAACCCTGTGTACCAGATGGCGGCTGGCCTGCCGCTGTCGCCCCGTGGCCTTGGTGACTCAGGCTCTGAGGGCCACAGCTCCCTGAGCTCTCACAGCAACAGTGAGGAGCTAGCCGCTGCTGCCAAACTGGGAAGTTTCAGCACTACTGCAGAGGAGCTGGTGCGGCGGCCTGGTGAGCTGGCGCGGCGGCAGATGTCACTGACTGAGAAGGGGGGGCAGCCCACGGTGCCAAGGCAAAACAGTGCTGGTCCCCAGCGAAGGATTGACcagccgccaccaccgccgccaccaccacctcctgcccCCCGGGGCAGAACACCTCCTACCTTGCTGAGCACCCTACAGTACCCGCGACCCTCAAGTGGAACCCTGGCATCAGCATCGCCTGACTGGGCCGGCCCTGGCACCCGGCTGCGGCAACAGTCCTCCTCCTCCAAGGGAGACAGCCCTGAGCTAAAGCCCCGTGCCATGCACAAGCAG GGCCCTTCTCCCGTGAGCCCCAATGCCCTGGACCGTACAGCTGCTTGGCTATTGACCATGAACGCGCAGTTGTTAGAAGACGAGGGCCTGGGCCCAGATCCCCCCCACAGGGATAGGCTAAGGAGTAAGGAGGAACTCAGCCAAGCAGAGAAG GACCTGGCAGTGTTGCAAGACAAGCTTCGGATCTCCACCAAGAAGCTGGAGGAGTACGAGACCCTGTTCAAGTGCCAGGAGGAGACGACGCAGAAGTTGGTTCTGGAGTACCAGGCGCggctggaggagggggaggagcgtCTCCGGCGGCAGCAGGAGGACAAGGACATCCAGATGAAGGGCATCATCAGCAG GTTGATGTCTGTGGAAGAGGAGCTGAAGAAGGATCATGCCGAGATGCAAGCGGCTGTAGACTCCAAACAGAAGATCATTGATGCCCAG GAAAAGCGCATCGCCTCGCTGGATGCTGCCAACGCCCGTCTCATGAGCGCCCTCACACAGCTGAAAGAGAG tATGCATTAG
- the Dab2ip gene encoding disabled homolog 2-interacting protein isoform X1 gives MEPDSLLDPGDSYESPQERPGSRRSLPGSLSEKSPSMEPSAATPFRVTGFLSRRLKGSIKRTKSQPKLDRNHSFRHILPGFRSAAAAAAAAADNERSHLMPRLKESRSHESLLSPSSAVEALDLSMEEEVIIKPVHSSILGQDYCFEVTTSSGSKCFSCRSAAERDKWMENLRRAVHPNKDNSRRVEHILKLWVIEAKDLPAKKKYLCELCLDDVLYARTTGKLKTDNVFWGEHFEFHNLPPLRTVTVHLYRETDKKKKKERNSYLGLVSLPAASVAGRQFVEKWYPVVTPNPKGGKGPGPMIRIKARYQTITILPMEMYKEFAEHITNHYLGLCAALEPILSAKTKEEMASALVHILQSTGKVKDFLTDLMMSEVDRCGDNEHLIFRENTLATKAIEEYLKLVGQKYLQDALGEFIKALYESDENCEVDPSKCSAADLPEHQGNLKMCCELAFCKIINSYCVFPRELKEVFASWRQECGSRGRPDISERLISASLFLRFLCPAIMSPSLFNLLQEYPDDRTARTLTLIAKVTQNLANFAKFGSKEEYMSFMNQFLEHEWTNMQRFLLEISNPETLSNTAGFEGYIDLGRELSSLHSLLWEAVSQLEQSIVSKLGPLPRILRDVHTALSTPGSGQLPGTNDLASTPGSGSSSISAGLQKMVIENDLSGLIDFTRLPSPTPENKDLFFVTRSSGVQPSPARSSSYSEANEPDLQMANGSKSLSMVDLQDARTLDGEAGSPVGPDALPADGQVPATQLVAGWPARAAPVSLAGLATVRRAVPTPSTPGASEGAPGRPQLLAPLSFQNPVYQMAAGLPLSPRGLGDSGSEGHSSLSSHSNSEELAAAAKLGSFSTTAEELVRRPGELARRQMSLTEKGGQPTVPRQNSAGPQRRIDQPPPPPPPPPPAPRGRTPPTLLSTLQYPRPSSGTLASASPDWAGPGTRLRQQSSSSKGDSPELKPRAMHKQGPSPVSPNALDRTAAWLLTMNAQLLEDEGLGPDPPHRDRLRSKEELSQAEKDLAVLQDKLRISTKKLEEYETLFKCQEETTQKLVLEYQARLEEGEERLRRQQEDKDIQMKGIISRLMSVEEELKKDHAEMQAAVDSKQKIIDAQEKRIASLDAANARLMSALTQLKERYSMQARNGVSPTNPTKLQITENGEFRNSSNC, from the exons GTCCCATCTGATGCCAAGGCTGAAGGAGTCTCGCTCACACGAGTCCCTGCTCAGCCCCAGCAGTGCAGTGGAGGCGCTGGACCTCAGCATGGAGGAGGAGGTGATCATCAAACCTGTTCATAGCAGCATCCTAGGTCAGGACTACTGCTTTGAG GTGACCACATCATCGGGAAGCAAGTGCTTTTCCTGCCGGTCAGCAGCTGAACGAGACAAGTGGATGGAGAACCTGCGACGAGCAGTGCACCCCAACAAG gacAACAGCCGGCGTGTGGAACACATCTTGAAGCTATGGGTGATTGAGGCCAAGGATCTGCCGGCCAAGAAGAAATACCTGTGTGAGCTCTGCCTGGATGATGTACTGTACGCCCGTACCACGGGCAAGCTCAAGACGGACAATGTCTTCTGGGGAGAGCACTTTGAGTTCCACAACCTGCCGCCTCTGCGTACAGTCACTGTCCACCTGTACCGGGAGAcggacaagaagaagaaaaaggaacgCAACAGCTACTTGGGCCTGGTgagcctgcctgctgcctctgtGGCTGGGCGGCAGTTCGTGGAGAAGTGGTACCCAGTGGTGACACCCAATCCCAAGGGTGGCAAAGGCCCTGGGCCCATGATCCGAATCAAGGCACGCTACCAGACCATCACCATCTTGCCCATGGAGATGTACAAAGAGTTTGCCGAGCACATCACTAACCACTATTTGGGGCTGTGTGCAGCCCTGGAGCCCATCCTCAGTGCCAAGACCAAGGAGGAGATGGCATCCGCTCTGGTGCACATCCTGCAGAGCACGGGCAAGGTCAAG GACTTTCTAACAGACCTGATGATGTCAGAGGTGGACCGCTGTGGGGACAATGAGCACCTCATCTTCCGGGAGAACACATTGGCCACGAAGGCCATCGAGGAATACCTCAAACTTGTGGGCCAGAAGTACCTGCAGGATGCACTAG GTGAGTTCATCAAAGCTCTGTATGAGTCGGATGAAAATTGTGAAGTGGATCCAAGCAAGTGCTCAGCCGCCGACCTCCCCGAGCACCAGGGCAACCTCAAGATGTGCTGTGAGCTGGCCTTCTGCAAGATCATCAACTCCTACTG TGTCTTCCCACGGGAGCTTAAAGAGGTGTTCGCCTCCTGGCGGCAGGAGTGCGGCAGCCGTGGCCGGCCAGACATCAGTGAGCGGCTCATCAGTGCCTCCCTCTTCCTGCGCTTCCTCTGCCCTGCTATCATGTCGCCCTCACTCTTCAACCTGCTTCAGGAGTACCCTGACGACCGCACCGCTCGCACCCTCACGCTCATCGCCAAAGTCACGCAGAACCTGGCCAACTTCGCCAA gtttggcagcaaggaGGAGTACATGTCCTTCATGAACCAGTTCCTGGAGCACGAGTGGACCAACATGCAGCGCTTCCTGCTGGAGATCTCCAACCCTGAGACCCTCTCCAACACAGCGGGCTTCGAGGGCTACATAGACCTGGGCCGGGAGCTCTCCAGCCTGCACTCCCTGCTCTGGGAGGCTGTCAGCCAGCTTGAGCAG AGCATTGTGTCCAAACTGGGACCCCTGCCTCGGATCCTGAGGGATGTCCACACAGCACTGAGCACTCCGGGCAGTGGGCAGCTCCCTGGCACCAATGACCTGGCCTCCACGCCAGGCTctggcagcagcagcatctcAGCTGGGCTGCAGAAGATGGTGATTGAGAATGATCTCTCTGG TCTGATAGATTTCACCCGGTTACCGTCTCCAACCCCCGAAAACAAGGACTTGTTTTTTGTCACAAGGTCCTCCGGGGTCCAGCCCTCACCTGCCCGTAGCTCGAGCTACTCAGAAGCCAATGAGCCTGACCTACAGATGGCCAACGGCAGCAAGAGCCTGTCCATGGTAGACCTCCAGGACGCCCGCACACTGGATGGGGAGGCAGGTTCCCCAGTGGGCCCTGACGCCCTACCTGCTGACGGGCAGGTGCCTGCAACTCAGCTGGTAGCTGGGTGGCCAGCCCGGGCAGCCCCAGTGAGCCTGGCAGGGTTGGCCACAGTGCGGCGGGCAGTGCCAACACCGAGCACTCCGGGCGCCTCGGAGGGTGCGCCAGGCCGGCCCCAGTTGCTGGCCCCGCTGTCCTTCCAGAACCCTGTGTACCAGATGGCGGCTGGCCTGCCGCTGTCGCCCCGTGGCCTTGGTGACTCAGGCTCTGAGGGCCACAGCTCCCTGAGCTCTCACAGCAACAGTGAGGAGCTAGCCGCTGCTGCCAAACTGGGAAGTTTCAGCACTACTGCAGAGGAGCTGGTGCGGCGGCCTGGTGAGCTGGCGCGGCGGCAGATGTCACTGACTGAGAAGGGGGGGCAGCCCACGGTGCCAAGGCAAAACAGTGCTGGTCCCCAGCGAAGGATTGACcagccgccaccaccgccgccaccaccacctcctgcccCCCGGGGCAGAACACCTCCTACCTTGCTGAGCACCCTACAGTACCCGCGACCCTCAAGTGGAACCCTGGCATCAGCATCGCCTGACTGGGCCGGCCCTGGCACCCGGCTGCGGCAACAGTCCTCCTCCTCCAAGGGAGACAGCCCTGAGCTAAAGCCCCGTGCCATGCACAAGCAG GGCCCTTCTCCCGTGAGCCCCAATGCCCTGGACCGTACAGCTGCTTGGCTATTGACCATGAACGCGCAGTTGTTAGAAGACGAGGGCCTGGGCCCAGATCCCCCCCACAGGGATAGGCTAAGGAGTAAGGAGGAACTCAGCCAAGCAGAGAAG GACCTGGCAGTGTTGCAAGACAAGCTTCGGATCTCCACCAAGAAGCTGGAGGAGTACGAGACCCTGTTCAAGTGCCAGGAGGAGACGACGCAGAAGTTGGTTCTGGAGTACCAGGCGCggctggaggagggggaggagcgtCTCCGGCGGCAGCAGGAGGACAAGGACATCCAGATGAAGGGCATCATCAGCAG GTTGATGTCTGTGGAAGAGGAGCTGAAGAAGGATCATGCCGAGATGCAAGCGGCTGTAGACTCCAAACAGAAGATCATTGATGCCCAG GAAAAGCGCATCGCCTCGCTGGATGCTGCCAACGCCCGTCTCATGAGCGCCCTCACACAGCTGAAAGAGAGGTACAGCATGCAGGCCCGTAACGGCGTCTCCCCCACCAACCCCACCAAATTGCAGATTACTGAGAACGGCGAGTTCAGAAACAGCAGCAATTGTTAA